A part of Sebastes fasciatus isolate fSebFas1 chromosome 10, fSebFas1.pri, whole genome shotgun sequence genomic DNA contains:
- the rack1 gene encoding small ribosomal subunit protein RACK1: MTEQMTVRGTLKGHSGWVTQIATTPQYPDMILSASRDKSIIMWKLTRDETNYGIPQRSLKGHSHFVSDVVISSDGQFALSGAWDGCLRLWDLTTGLTTRHFVGHTKDVLSVAFSADNRQIVSGSRDKTIKLWNTLGVCKYTIQEEGHSEWASCVRFSPNSNNPIIVSCGWDKMVKVWNLANCKLKTNHHGHSGFLNTVTVSPDGSLCASGGRDGQAMLWDLNEGKHLYTLDSGDTINALCFSPNRYWLCAATGPSIKIWDLEGKIIVDELRQEVISTNSKAEPPQCTCLAWSADGQTLFAGYTDNLIRVWQVTIGTR; encoded by the exons ATGACTGAGCAGATGACCGTGAGGGGGACCCTTAAGGGGCACAGTGGATGGGTCACTCAGATAGCCACGACGCCCCAGTACCCCGACATGATCCTGTCCGCGTCCAGAG acaaGTCCATCATCATGTGGAAGCTGACCCGTGATGAGACCAACTATGGCATCCCCCAGCGCTCGTTGAAGGGCCATTCTCACTTTGTAAGTGATGTGGTCATCTCCTCAGATGGACAGTTTGCCCTGTCCGGCGCCTGGGACGGGTGTCTCCGTCTGTGGGACCTCACCAC TGGTCTCACCACCCGCCACTTTGTTGGACACACCAAGGATGTTCTGAGCGTGGCCTTTTCTGCTGATAACCGCCAGATTGTGTCTGGCTCCCGGGACAAGACCATCAAGCTATGGAACACTCTTGGAGTCTGCAAATACACCATCCAG GAAGAGGGCCATTCTGAGTGGGCATCTTGCGTGCGTTTCTCCCCCAACAGCAACAACCCCATCATTGTGTCCTGCGGCTGGGACAAGATGGTCAAG GTGTGGAACCTGGCTAACTGCAAGCTGAAGACCAACCACCATGGTCATTCTGGCTTCCTGAACACAGTTACCGTATCTCCTGATGGCTCCCTGTGTGCATCTGGTGGAAGG GACGGCCAGGCCATGCTGTGGGACTTGAATGAAGGCAAGCACCTCTACACCCTGGACAGTGGTGACACCATCAACGCCCTCTGCTTCAGCCCCAACCGTTACTGGCTGTGTGCCGCCACCGGCCCCAGTATCAAGATTTGG GATCTGGAGGGCAAGATCATTGTGGATGAACtgagacaggaagtgatcaGCACAAACAGCAAGGCCGAGCCCCCACAGTGCACTTGTCTGGCATGGTCTGCTGATGGACAG ACCCTGTTCGCTGGCTACACCGACAACCTGATCAGAGTGTGGCAGGTCACCATTGGAACTCGATAA